The genomic region CGGCCGAACCGGACTCCGCCGTCGGGGACTCCGCGGCGACCGTCTCGGTCACACCCTGGTCCTTACGGCGAAAAAGCCGATCAAAAACGCCCATGTCTACTCCTATAACGTTACTCGTGTGAGTGAAGTTCCGCCGTGGCCGCAGGGGCCTCCACCGGGCCGAACCCCGCCAGGGCAACGACCCCGCCCGCACCCCGTCACGTAGCTCGATCGGGTACATGGCCGTGTCTTGACCGGGGGCTGCGAGACTGGGGCAGTGAGGAAAGCAGCCCCCGCACCGCGGGTCATCGCCGTCGTCGGTCCCACCGCGGCCGGAAAGTCAGATCTGGGCGTAGCCCTGGCCCGCCACTTCGACGGCGAAGTCGTCAACGCCGACTCCATGCAGCTGTACCGGGGGATGGACATCGGCACCGCCAAACTGACGACCGGGGAGCGCGGCGGCGTCCCGCACCACCTCCTGGACATCTGGGACGTCACCGAGACCGCCAACGTCGCCGAGTACCAGCGCCTGGCCCGCGTCGAGATCGACAAGCTCCTCGCCGAGGGCCGCACGCCCGTCCTCGTCGGCGGGTCCGGCCTGTACGTACGGGGCGCCCTGGACGCCATGGAGTTCCCCGGCACCGACCCCGAGGTCCGCGCCCGGCTGGAGGAGGAGGCCACCCTGCGCGGTCCCGGCGCCCTGCACGCCCGCCTCGCCTCCGTCGACCCGGCGGCCGCCCGGGCGATCCTGCCCAGCAACGGCCGCCGGATCGTCCGCGCGCTGGAGGTCATCGAGATCACCGGCCGCCCCTTCACGGCCAACCTGCCCGGCCACGAGTCCGTCTACGACACCGTGCAGATCGGCGTCGACGTGGCGC from Streptomyces sp. NBC_00190 harbors:
- the miaA gene encoding tRNA (adenosine(37)-N6)-dimethylallyltransferase MiaA translates to MRKAAPAPRVIAVVGPTAAGKSDLGVALARHFDGEVVNADSMQLYRGMDIGTAKLTTGERGGVPHHLLDIWDVTETANVAEYQRLARVEIDKLLAEGRTPVLVGGSGLYVRGALDAMEFPGTDPEVRARLEEEATLRGPGALHARLASVDPAAARAILPSNGRRIVRALEVIEITGRPFTANLPGHESVYDTVQIGVDVARPELDERIALRVDRMWEDGLVDEVRELEARGLRDGITASRALGYQQVLAALAGECTEDEARAETVRATKRFARRQDSWFRRDPRVHWLSGGAADRGELPGLAQTLVERAVTA